The Prochlorococcus marinus str. MIT 9301 genome window below encodes:
- a CDS encoding FAD-binding oxidoreductase, with protein sequence MYSQAKVIAGGLAHIPVVIAVFYFILTTFNKRALKFVEEAKTKKPEVKAVEPKKAIVSETEAPKTEAPKVVKKKHADVPVNIYRPKTPYEGTVIENYSLLKEGAIGRVNHITFDLKDSDPFLNYVEGQSIGIMPAGEDANGKPHKLRLYSIASTRHGDDFNGNTVSLCVRQLQYEKDGETINGVCSTYLCDIKPGDKVKITGPVGKEMLLPEEEDANIVMLATGTGIAPMRAYLRRMFEPTEKEKNKWNFKGKAWLFMGAPKSANLLYEEDLQRYLSDYPDNFKYTKAISREQQNTKGGRMYIQDRVLESANELFNMIEDEKTHIYLCGLKGMEPGIDEAMTKAAEEKGLNWSELRPQLKKAGRWHVETY encoded by the coding sequence ATGTATTCACAAGCAAAAGTAATCGCAGGCGGATTAGCTCATATACCAGTAGTAATAGCTGTTTTTTATTTTATACTCACAACTTTCAATAAAAGAGCTTTAAAATTTGTTGAAGAAGCCAAAACAAAAAAACCTGAGGTAAAAGCTGTGGAACCTAAAAAAGCCATCGTTTCAGAAACTGAAGCTCCAAAAACAGAGGCTCCAAAAGTAGTTAAGAAAAAACATGCAGATGTACCAGTAAATATTTATCGTCCTAAGACACCCTACGAGGGAACCGTCATTGAAAACTATAGCCTTCTCAAAGAAGGAGCAATTGGTAGAGTTAATCATATAACTTTCGACCTTAAAGATAGTGATCCATTTTTAAATTATGTAGAAGGCCAAAGTATTGGTATTATGCCTGCCGGTGAAGATGCTAATGGAAAACCTCACAAATTAAGACTTTATTCAATAGCTAGTACTAGACACGGAGATGACTTTAATGGAAATACAGTTTCTCTTTGTGTAAGACAGCTTCAATATGAAAAAGATGGTGAAACCATTAATGGTGTCTGCTCTACTTACTTATGTGATATTAAGCCAGGAGATAAAGTAAAAATAACAGGTCCTGTAGGTAAAGAAATGCTTCTCCCTGAGGAAGAGGATGCGAACATTGTTATGTTGGCCACAGGAACTGGAATAGCACCAATGAGGGCTTATTTAAGAAGAATGTTCGAACCAACTGAAAAAGAAAAAAATAAATGGAATTTCAAAGGTAAAGCTTGGTTATTTATGGGTGCTCCAAAATCAGCTAATTTGTTATACGAGGAAGATCTTCAAAGATACCTTTCTGATTATCCTGATAATTTCAAATATACAAAAGCTATTAGTCGCGAGCAGCAAAATACAAAAGGTGGAAGAATGTACATTCAGGACAGAGTTTTAGAGTCAGCCAATGAACTTTTCAACATGATTGAAGATGAAAAGACACACATATATCTTTGTGGATTAAAGGGTATGGAACCTGGAATAGATGAAGCAATGACTAAGGCAGCAGAAGAAAAAGGCTTGAACTGGTCAGAACTAAGACCTCAACTAAAAAAAGCAGGGAGATGGCACGTAGAAACTTACTAA
- the zwf gene encoding glucose-6-phosphate dehydrogenase: MPSTLSNPLRLGLRQERVISPQCLVIFGASGDLTHRKLIPALFELYLQRRIPSEFGIVGCARRPWTDNEFREKMKVKLSNKISGKETEWEQFSNYLFYEPVDLQQSDHVVRLSKRLNEIDKKQATHGNRTFYLSVSPNFYASGCKALKEAGLLDDPKKSRLVIEKPFGRDYSSAKKLNKIVQSCAEENQIYRIDHYLGKETVQNILVLRFANTIFEPIWNRNYISSVQITSSETVGVEDRAGYYESSGALRDMLQNHMTQMLAVTAMEPPGKFEPEAIRNEKAKVLQASKLADENEPWNCCIRGQYGEGGNISNQLKGYRQEDGVNSNSTTETYIATKVFVDNWRWQGVPFYLRTGKRLPKRLGEIVLTFKDVPVHLFESTIINPAPNQLILRIQPNEGATFKFEVKSPGSGMKSRPVEMEFSYDESFGEPSDEGYVRLLADAMLSDPTLFTRSDEVEAAWKLYTPLIELMDNSPWKLPIYNYESMTWGPPESDQLLSKDNIFWRRP, from the coding sequence ATGCCTTCAACTTTAAGTAATCCTCTAAGATTAGGCTTACGGCAGGAAAGAGTCATATCTCCACAATGCTTGGTAATATTTGGTGCTAGTGGAGACCTTACTCATAGAAAATTAATACCAGCCTTATTTGAACTCTATTTACAAAGAAGAATTCCTAGTGAATTTGGAATAGTTGGTTGTGCGAGAAGACCTTGGACTGATAATGAGTTTAGAGAAAAGATGAAAGTAAAGCTATCAAATAAAATATCTGGTAAAGAAACGGAGTGGGAACAATTTTCTAATTACCTTTTCTATGAACCTGTTGACTTACAACAAAGTGATCATGTCGTAAGGCTTTCTAAAAGATTAAATGAAATTGATAAAAAACAAGCTACTCATGGTAATAGAACATTTTATTTATCAGTATCTCCGAATTTCTATGCAAGTGGATGTAAAGCTCTTAAAGAAGCTGGCCTTTTAGATGACCCCAAGAAAAGTCGTTTAGTGATTGAAAAACCTTTTGGAAGAGATTATTCAAGTGCAAAAAAATTGAATAAAATCGTCCAAAGTTGTGCTGAAGAAAATCAGATTTATAGGATCGATCATTATTTAGGTAAAGAGACAGTTCAAAATATTCTTGTTTTGAGGTTTGCTAACACTATTTTTGAACCAATTTGGAACAGAAATTATATATCAAGTGTTCAAATTACTTCATCTGAAACAGTGGGTGTTGAAGATAGGGCAGGTTATTACGAAAGCTCAGGTGCTTTAAGGGATATGCTTCAAAACCATATGACACAAATGCTTGCTGTTACTGCTATGGAACCTCCTGGGAAGTTTGAGCCAGAAGCAATAAGAAATGAAAAAGCTAAGGTTCTTCAAGCTTCAAAACTTGCTGACGAAAATGAACCGTGGAATTGTTGCATAAGAGGTCAATATGGAGAGGGAGGGAATATTTCAAATCAACTGAAAGGATATAGGCAGGAAGATGGTGTTAATTCCAATAGCACAACAGAAACTTATATCGCGACAAAAGTTTTCGTTGATAACTGGCGTTGGCAAGGTGTTCCATTTTATTTGAGAACAGGTAAAAGACTGCCTAAAAGACTTGGAGAAATAGTCTTGACTTTTAAAGACGTTCCTGTTCATTTATTTGAATCAACAATAATAAATCCTGCCCCAAATCAACTTATCCTTAGAATTCAGCCAAATGAAGGGGCGACTTTCAAGTTTGAGGTAAAATCTCCAGGTTCTGGAATGAAATCAAGACCTGTTGAAATGGAATTTTCTTATGATGAATCATTTGGAGAACCATCAGATGAAGGCTATGTAAGATTATTAGCGGATGCAATGCTTTCTGACCCAACTTTATTTACTCGAAGCGATGAAGTAGAGGCAGCCTGGAAACTTTATACCCCATTAATAGAATTGATGGATAATTCTCCTTGGAAGTTACCTATTTATAATTATGAATCCATGACGTGGGGACCTCCTGAATCTGATCAATTACTCTCAAAAGATAATATTTTCTGGCGTAGACCTTAA